The following coding sequences are from one Perognathus longimembris pacificus isolate PPM17 chromosome 13, ASM2315922v1, whole genome shotgun sequence window:
- the LOC125362328 gene encoding olfactory receptor 52M1-like: MFISHNACSVPASFWLTGIPGLEALHTWLSIPFGSMYLLAVVGNVTILAMIKMEHSLHQPMYFFLCMLAVIDLVLSTSTIPKLLAIFWFGAHNIGLGACLVQMFFVHCFATVESGIFLAMAFDRYVAICDPLHHTSVLTHAVVGRLGLAALLRGVFYIGPLPLLIHLRLPLYRTQVIAHSYCEHMAVVTVACGDTRINNLYGMGIGFLVLILDSLAIAASYVMIFRAVLGLATPEARLKTLGTCGSHICAILVFYIPIAVSSLTHRFGHRVPPHIHILLANFYLLIPPILNPVVYAVRTKQIRERLLHIIKAGTQPR; encoded by the coding sequence ATGTTCATTTCTCATAATGCCTGCTCCGTGCCCGCCTCATTCTGGCTCACGGGCATCCCGGGGCTCGAGGCCCTGCACACCTGGCTGTCCATCCCCTTTGGCTCCATGTACCTGCTGGCTGTGGTGGGGAACGTCACCATCCTGGCCATGATCAAGATGGAGCACAGCCTGCATcaacccatgtacttcttcctgtgCATGTTGGCTGTCATTGACTTGGTTCTGTCAACTTCTACCATACCCAAACTGTTGGCCATTTTCTGGTTTGGGGCTCACAACATTGGTCTGGGTGCCTGCTTGGTCCAGATGTTCTTCGTCCACTGCTTTGCCACTGTGGAGTCGGGCATCTTCCTGGCCATGGCttttgaccgctatgtggccatctgtgaCCCATTACACCACACCTCCGTGCTCACCCATGCGGTGGTGGGTCGTTTAGGGCTGGCTGCTCTGCTCCGCGGGGTGTTCTACATTGGACCCCTGCCCTTACTAATTCACCTGAGGCTGCCCCTTTACCGGACCCAAGTCATTGCTCATTCCTACTGCGAACATATGGCTGTGGTCACCGTGGCATGTGGTGACACAAGGATCAATAATTTATACGGAATGGGAATTGGCTTCCTGGTATTAATCCTGGATTCACTAGCCATAGCTGCCTCGTATGTGATGATTTTCAGGGCTGTGTTGGGATTGGCCACTCCCGAAGCCAGGCTTAAAACCCTAGGTACGTGTGGTTCTCACATCTGCGCCATCCTCGTTTTCTATATCCCTATTGCTGTTTCCTCTCTTACCCACCGCTTCGGCCACCGTGTGCCTCCCCATATCCATATCCTTTTGGCCAACTTTTATCTTCTCATCCCACCCATCCTCAACCCCGTTGTCTATGCTGTTCGCACCAAGCAGATTCGAGAGAGACTTCTCCACATTATTAAAGCAGGAACTCAGCCCAGGTGA